GCTATCCTTGTTGACGGACTGTTATACAACACCCAGGAGCTGCATCCTGACCTGCCCAACAACATGGGTATGTTCCTGATGATGTGGGAAGATGTGATCGATATTGCCCGGCAGGCCGATGCCAGTCTGAAAGCAGGTAAACATCCGGGTACAGCTCATGGCATAGCTGTAGACAGCGTCCAACTGCTGTCGCCCGTACCGTTCCCTACTTCCTGCCGCGACGGCTATGCTTTCCGTCAACACGTAGCTGCCGCACGCAGAAACCGTAAAGTGGAGATGATCCCTGAATTTGACCAGTATCCCATCTTCTACTTCACCAATCACAATGCCATCCAGGGCCCCGGCGATATTCACTGCATGCCTGACCATTTCGACAAACTGGACTTTGAGCTGGAAGCAGCCATTGTGATCTGTAAAGCCGGCCGCAACATTACCGCAGCAGAAGCGGACGATTACATCGGCGGTTTTATGATCATGAACGATATGAGCGCCCGCACCCTGCAGATGGAAGAAATGAAGCTCAACCTCGGACCTGCCAAGGGTAAGGATTTCAGCACAGTGATCGGTCCTATGCTGGTAACGCCTGATGAACTGGAACCTTTTTTGATTCCTGCCAAACCAGGGCATACCGGCAATAACTATAACCTGAAGATGACCTGTAAAGTCAACGGTGTGCAGGTGAGCGAAGGCAACATGGGCGATATGGACTGGACCTTTGCGGAAATCGTTGAGCGTTGCGCCTATGGCGTCAACATCATGCCCGGCGATGTGATCGGCAGCGGTACGGTAGGCACCGGCTGCTTCCTGGAACTGAACGGCACCGGCAAACTCAACGATCCCAATTATACCGAGCAATGGCTGCAACCCGGCGACGTGGTGGAAATGAACATCGACGGATTGGGCACGCTGACCAATACCATCGTAAAGGAAGACACTGACTTCTCTATACTGGCACTTAAGAAAAACGTATAGGCATGAAGGTAGTTCCGTCAGAAATTAAAACCAGCGAACTGCAGGCTTATTTGCAGGGAGCCATAGCCCCGCGCCCGATTTGTTTTGCCAGTACCATAGATGCTGAAGGCAAACCCAATTTATCGCCCTTCAGTTTTTTTAACATGTTCGGCACCAATCCGCCTACGCTGATATTTTCTCCGTCCCGGCGCGTGCGCGACAACACCACCAAACATACACTGGCCAATGTTTATGCCACCGGCGAAGTGGTGATCAACGTGGTCACCTATAGTATGGTGCAACAAACGTCCCTTGCCAGCTGCGAGTATCCGGAAGGCGTGGATGAATTTGTAAAAGCAGGGTTTACGCCAATGGCATCAGAAAAAGTGAAACCGTTCCGCGTAAAGGAAAGCCCGGTACAACTGGAATGTGTGGTAAAACAAATCATCGAAACCGGCAACCAGGGCGGCGCCGGCAATCTCGTCATTTGCGAGCCTGTACTGATTCATATCAATGATGAAATATTCGACGCCAAAGGCAAAATAGATCCTCACAAGATAGACCTCGTAGCACGCATGGGCGGCGATTATTATTGCCGTGCTTCCGGTGATGCCGTTTTTGAAGTGCCCAAACCAAACACGCAACTGGGCATCGGCGTAGATGCGTTACCGTTACCTATACGCAACAGCGTTATTCTCAGCGGCAATGATCTGGGCAAACTGGGCAATGTACATGAAATGCCTTTTGTAGACCCTACGTTTGATGATCATCACCTGAAAAATATCATTCAGTACTATAGCCTCACACCGGAT
The Chitinophaga varians genome window above contains:
- a CDS encoding fumarylacetoacetate hydrolase family protein, yielding MKLVSYLREETDQLAILVDGLLYNTQELHPDLPNNMGMFLMMWEDVIDIARQADASLKAGKHPGTAHGIAVDSVQLLSPVPFPTSCRDGYAFRQHVAAARRNRKVEMIPEFDQYPIFYFTNHNAIQGPGDIHCMPDHFDKLDFELEAAIVICKAGRNITAAEADDYIGGFMIMNDMSARTLQMEEMKLNLGPAKGKDFSTVIGPMLVTPDELEPFLIPAKPGHTGNNYNLKMTCKVNGVQVSEGNMGDMDWTFAEIVERCAYGVNIMPGDVIGSGTVGTGCFLELNGTGKLNDPNYTEQWLQPGDVVEMNIDGLGTLTNTIVKEDTDFSILALKKNV
- a CDS encoding flavin reductase family protein, which translates into the protein MKVVPSEIKTSELQAYLQGAIAPRPICFASTIDAEGKPNLSPFSFFNMFGTNPPTLIFSPSRRVRDNTTKHTLANVYATGEVVINVVTYSMVQQTSLASCEYPEGVDEFVKAGFTPMASEKVKPFRVKESPVQLECVVKQIIETGNQGGAGNLVICEPVLIHINDEIFDAKGKIDPHKIDLVARMGGDYYCRASGDAVFEVPKPNTQLGIGVDALPLPIRNSVILSGNDLGKLGNVHEMPFVDPTFDDHHLKNIIQYYSLTPDEMERELHHYAKQLLEANKVGEAWQVLLSA